The DNA region GGAAGAGCGGATGAATGGGAGTTTGGCGGCTTATGGCACTTCAAGGAGGGAAATTGCGAAATTCTGGAAGGGCTTCCCGGCTTAACATTAGGTATGTACCATCTGTACTATCGCTTACTAATAATAAACGCCGATACATGAAAGATTTCTTCCATGTATGATATTAGCTAACAGGCGCCATACCCTGTCATTCCAGAATAGTAATCTCTACCCGGCGGTTGAGCCTGCGGCCTTCCTCGTTTGTATTATCCCCTATGGGCATGGTCCCGCCCCAGCCTTTATAGATAAATCGATCCGCAGGTATCCCCCGGCTCACCAATTCATCAACCATACGCTTGGCCCGCTGCACCGAAAGCTCCATTTCCCCAGCAGGCCGCCCTACTGCGGCGGTATGCCCTTCTACCAGGAAGGTCCGATCCGGGGTTTCCTTTAATACCCTGGCGATAATGTCCAGCCTTGGGCGTTCGGAAACGAGCATTTCATCCGAATCCGGTGCAAAGCGGATGTCCTTAACAGTAAGTTTGACCCCTTCGGGGACAGAGCTCATATCAATACCGGTATCTGGGGGAAGAGTCTGCTTAACCGTGTTAGCAGCAATAATAATCGCCTCCCGATCCAAAGGAATAAGCCCATCGCCAAAGGTCAACGTGAACCCCCGGAAGCGCAGGGTCGAACCATTGGGCCAGGAAAAAGTCTCATCCAGGTTATCCCGTATTAGCAGGGGGACGCCGTCAGAAACACGGAGAAGGATATCCACATTATGGGCGCCTTGAACATTAAAATTGCTCTTTTGAATTAAGCTCTGTCCCTCTTCAATATCATTGAACGAGCTCTGTCCCTCGTACCGGGAAGCATATTTTGCAAAAATCCGGTGCACCGGAACATTCCGGTATTCCTCGACTCCCCGGTATTCATACTCCGCCACCAAAGGTATCACCACAGGTTTTCCCTCATTCAGGGGATCCACCGCCCGGTGTCCCCGAGCAGTCCATTTCGAGCCGGGCCGTATCGCATCGGGGGGGAAAACAGGGAAATTGCGGAAAGCAGGAAAGCCTCGATCGTTTTCAATGAGCAGACCTCTGTCCCTGTCTATGCGGAAACTTGCGGGGATCACCATGTCCACCGCGCGGGCGCTTTGGCGCATATCCCGCAGGGTTTCTTCCATAACAAAAAAGTTGCCGCGATATTGAAACACCGCCCCAGCTCTGTCCCCATTGGCAGGCGCATTTCCGGCGCCATTGGCAAAACTTCCGGCGGGATAGGGGAGCCGCTGGGGAATTATTGACGCCCGGACCTCCCTATACACGTGCCCGGTATATTTTCCGTTATCATACCGGGACCAGTCGGATCGCTCAACTAACGAGTAAGGCCCCTGGATTTCCTGGGACAAGTGTACTGCCCCGGCCTCCTCTGGGATGGCAAGAATGGCCGGAATGAGCAAAAATACCGTAAAAAGAGTGAATTTCCAGAACACAATTCTCCGCATAGTTATAGTAGCGGCACTTTTTCCAGTAAAAATTATCATCATTTACTACTTTTTACTGATTTTAAGGGGTATTTTGAGTTAATATGGCATAAGTGCTCAGAATCAGCTATACTAAACCAATTATTGGAGAATACTATTATGGAAAATCCCGTAGTTCCAACTGAATTTCCTGCGGATGACCTGCGCGGCATGGGCGCCGTTGATGCTAAGGAATATATCTTCCACTATATTACCACGTTAAAGCTTACGGAGAAAAAGCGGGAAGAATGTTCCACAGAATATGAAAAATGGGCTGCCCGGGTGAGCCTTGCCCAATCCAGGGGCGCCCAGGATTTAGCCCCGCAAGCCCAGGCCGAGGCGGATAAAATGCAGGCCCAGCGGGATGCCCTGGATGCAGAGATTGCCGGGTTGAAGGGGCAGATACAGCGGATGCGGGATCAGCTCCCCGGCCTTGCGGCACGGGAACGGAGTGTTGATCCGGATCTGCTTGAACAGGAACTACTGATTGCCCTGGGCCTTACCCCGGGGGAAGAACTGAAACCGGGGCTTGAGCGCCAGTTTGAGGAGGCGGAAGCCGATGCGGCCCTGGAGGCCCTGAAGGCTAAGATGAAACGGGACGAAACGCCGTAACTCGAGCCGTTTGCCATGAATATCAAAGGGCTGTTTTCTATCTTTTTCATACCCCTCTTAGCTTCTTGAGTGTTATTCGCGAGTCTGGTTTAATACCCTCATCTGCCTTGAAATATTTCCCTGTTTTAAGTATAATTTGATTGATTGCCAAGGAATTTTATATGATGGATAGCAGGGTGAAGGATTTTTTAAGAATAGGTATATTTTACGATGGTTATTATTTCTACAAGGTAAGTAATTATTACAAATATGAGCATGAAAGAAAATCCAGGATAAGCATTACCGGATTACATGAATTTATCCGCCACGAAATAGCCGGCCTTACGGGTATAAAAGATAAACGGTTTTGTCAGATTATAGACGCCCATTATTTTAAGGGCCGCCCCTATGCCAGGGATTTGGGAGAGAAGGTACAAAGTGAGCGGGTGTTTGATGATATACTCATGCGGGAAAATATTGTAAGCCATTATTTGCCCCTGCGCTACAATGGGGACAGCAGTTCTATGCAGGAAAAGGGAATTGATGTCTGGCTTGCGTTAGAAGCGTATGAATTGGCAATATATAAAAAATTTGATATCCTGGTATTGGTAGCTGGTGACGGCGATTATGTTCCCTTGGTGCGAAAGCTTACCACCCTTGGCACACAGGTGATGCTCATCAGTTGGGATTTTTCTTACTACAACGAAAACGGGGTCATCACAGAAACTAAGACATCCCGGCAATTATTGGAAGAAGTTTTTTATCCCATATCAATGCACGAATATATTAACAATAATGATAATGAAATTATTGACAATTTATTTGTTCTTGAAAAACCAATTGCAGCTCCCAGGATTATACCAAAAAATGACCAGCAAAAAACGGCATCTGAAAATACAGACGAAGAACAATACTCAACAATTTGCAGCCTTAGAGACGGATTCGGTTTTATACGAGACGATCGGAATAATAATATTTTTTTCCACTACAGCACCCTGACCAATATAGACTTTGACGAGCTTACAACCGGTATGAAAGTAAAATATTATACCGAGGGGGATGCGGAACGCAGTAAAAAAGAAGAGGCCCCCCGGTATAGAGCCTGTAAAGTTACGGTCATGGACGAATAACTATCCTCTGGGTATTAGTACTGTACCCAGGCCGATCCTGCCTCCGCAGACTGTACACAGGCATTCACAAAACGTACCCCCCGCACACCGGCCTTTACATCAGGATACCAGTGGCTTTTAAGAAAAGCAGTATCCTTGCGGGCTGCGGCGTCTATAGCAATGGCGTAGCGGCGATACAGGTTTGACCAGGATTCAAAAAGGCCTTCCGGGTGCCCGCCGACGATACGGTCCTCTGCCAGTGCTTCGCTGTACAGGTAGCCTGCGCCCCGGTCGAGGATACGCACAGGCTCCCCTTCAATTTCATACCTGAGCTGGTTGGGATGCTCGTCCCACCATTCTATGCTGGCCTTTTCGCCGATTACCCGTATTTTCTGCCCATGGGTACAGCCGCAGTTCACCGAGGAAACCCAGAGCATCCCCGCGGCGCCCCCCTTGTATTGCAGCAGCACATAGGCGTTGTCTTCAAGCTGCCTGGTTTTTACAAAGGTCTGGCTGGTACAGAGCAGTTTTTCTAATTTCAATTCCGGCGCGATAGTTTCGCTGAGGAACAGGCAATGGGTGCCTATATCGCCGATGACAAAGCTTGGACCGGCGATTGTGGGGTCAAGCCGCCACCGGGCATAGGCATTGGCCTCTTCCACCGCATTGGTGTTAAAGGACCCGTAGGCAAACTGCATGTTTACCAGGCGTATTTTCCCCAGATCCCCCCTGGCTACCATGGCGCTCGCCTGGTGTATCATCTGGTACCCCGAATACCCGTAGGTAACCCCGTAGATTAGGCCCTTTTTCTCCGCCAGGGCAGCCAGTTCCTCCGCCTCTTCGGTTTTAAAACACAGGGGCTTTTCGCAGATTACATGGAGCCCTGCCTCCAGGGCTGCCTTGGATATTTCATAATGGGTATTATTGGGAGTAGCGATGGTGACCGCCTCAATCCCGTCCTTGCGTTTTGATTCTTCGGAAAACAAGGTTTTGTAATCCCCGTAACAGCGGCTGGCATCAACCCCTATGGAAACGCCAAAATCCCTGCACCGTGTACTATCCCTGGCAAAGGCCCCGGCCAGTATAGCAAAACTGCGATCCCGCAGCGCCGCTGAACGGTGGATGTACCCAATAAAACTGTCCTTCCCACCCCCAACCATACCCCAACGGATGGGGTGATCAATACCAAGGGTTCCATTAATCATATTTATACTCCTCTAAAAATATTCATATCTGTTAATAATTCTGTTATCCGGCTCATCCCCTTATGGCAAAACGCACCGGATAGCGGTATCGTACAGCTACCGCTGCACCGTTAGCCTCTGCGGGCTTTCCCTGTATCCCCTCGAATGCTTTCACCGCCGCCTCACCGAAGCCCCGGTTCGCCGGAGTCTCCCGCAGTACCGTTATCTGCCGGACCTGGCCGCTGCGATCCACAAAAAGTTCCAGATAAACTATGCCTTCGATTTTTGACCTCAAGGCTATTTGGGGGTATACCAGACGCTGTTTTATTTCCATTTCAGAAAAAACCGGCGCCACGGATACCTTGTGCATGGGAAGGTAGTCCTCAGCGGCGGAACCTGTACCGCCTGGGTACCCGGTGAGTTGGGGAACGGCCCCGGCAATTACAGTTTGATCCGGTTCCTCATCGGTTTCGATCATGGTTTCCGCAACAGCCTCAAGACTGTTCTGGGTAATTTCCACCTGCTCCGGTTGAGAGGGCGGCGGGGGTGGCGGAGGTGGAGCAGGCTCTTCTTCCCGAACATCCGTTAGTTTCATTACCATCACAGGCTGCTCAGTCAAGATAATGGCGGCGTCAACCTTGATGGCAAAGAAGAGGATAAGAAGGATGTGGATACCCGCAACAACAAAAAAAATGATCATCCGGGTAACAGCAGTGTTATTGATGGGGTGTCTCGTATTATTCATCCTTCACCACAAAACTTACCACCCGGTACTGGAGGAGCTGAAGTGTCTGGAGTACTCTGTTTACATCCCGAAAAGAGGTGTCCCTGTCGGCTATAACGTGGACCCGTGTGTCCGGGGCGTCCTGGTAAATATCTGTGATGGCTATCTCAATGGCGCCGAGATCGCTCGGTAGGCCGTCCAGATATACGGCGCCTGCTTTGTCCACCCAGATTTCCAGATTCTTTTCGGCGCTGGTTCTTTTGGCCGCCGCCGCCTCGGGGTAATCGATCTTAACTTCCCTGCGGTAGTTGATCAGGGATAACAGCATAATGAATACTAAAAGGAGGAAGGCTACATCGGACATGGAATTCATGGGGACAATAAATTTTTTCCGCTCCCTCCTGAGCTTCATGTGGAACCCCCTTCGGGATTTTTCATGGTAAAGGAGAAGGATTCTACTTCCAGCCTTTGGGCCAATTCTACAAAGGAGACTACCTGCTGCCAAGGCGCGCTGCCGTCCACAGTGAGGATCACCGCCAGGTTGGGCCGGGAGGCTACAGCGTTCCGTATCTCCCGTTCCGCTGTACTGTGATCCATAGCTTCTCCACGGAAGAGAAGAATTCCGGACCGGTCAAGTTCAAAGCGCAGCAGGTCATCCTTCAGGATGAGCCTGGTGGAGTCCTTTGCAGGAAGGTTTATCAGAAACCCCTTGTTGACATTGAACCCTGCGATAACGATAAAATAGATGATCAGCAGAAAAGCTATGTCGCTTGAGGCGCTGGTGTCTTCAAATCCACGCCGCTTCCTTCGGTTCAGTTTCATGATTCTGTGGAAGTGACCAGTTCTGTGATAAGGTCGGAACAGCTTTTCTCCACATCTGCGGTGAATTTGTCCACGATATGAGAAAAGACGGAGTGGGCGATCATGGCGATGATGGCGATGATCAGGCCGAACACGGTGGTGATCAGAGCCTCGTAGATACCGTTAGCCACAATCTGGGCGTTCACCTCCGTAGCCTCGGCGATGGACTTGAAGGCTCCGATCATCCCCGATACGGTTCCCAGAAAGCCTGTCAGGGGGGACAGGGAACCCAGGGCGGTGAGAAAGTTAAAGCCGTTTTCCAGGGAATTGATGCAGGTAGCAGCCTCGGTTTCCACCGCCTTTTCGATGCGGTGTTCTGACAGTTTGGAGCTATTGACCAGTACCAGGAGTATCCGCGCTCCCATGCGGCGTTTGGTCAGGCCTGAAAGGTACTGCCGGGCTCCGTCCAGATCATTGTTCCTCATATATTGCCCCACCTGTTCTTCAAGGTCGTCCAGCCTGAGATTGTGATAGGCCAAATAGAAAACCCGTTCCAGGGCGATGGCGGTGGTGGCCACCGAGAAGGCGAGCAGGGGCCACATAAAAGCCCCGCCCATTTGAAAGAGGGCTAATAATGTAAAACTTGAGCTTCCGGGTTCCATTTAATACCTCACTTCGTTTTTTTTAGAACAACCTTTTCAGTTAGGGATGCTACTATACTATCCCATTCAAATTCCAGATAGATCCACCCGGCTGCCTCTTCCCAGTCCCGGAGGAGAGTCCCGGAATCCCGCACTGGCCACAGTTCCTCCGGAAAAACCGCCCGAGTGTACCCACCATTCCACCGGACATCCTCGCCCAGGGTCCACAGGGGGTTTTCACTGTCCCATTCCGCGGGCCGCTGCTTTTTCGGGACCAGTTCCGGAAAAAGCAGGGGTTTCCAGTGGTCTTCAAAAGCCTCCAGATCCCCGGCATCTGAATCCGGCTCCCTTTCCTTCATCCATTCTGTCAGAGCCGCGATCCGTTCCTGGCGGTTATGCAGGGCCGTAAGTGCCTGGGCGCCGCTTAAGCGGTTCCCTCCCCGGTGTATTTTTCCTTCCATGATATCCAGGGATTCCACGGGCTCCCGCAGTTGCAGGGTCCCCTCTTTGCCCTTTTCTCCGGTAATAACAAAGCTGCCGCTTCCGGAAAGCCCCTGGGTAAATTCGTTCCACCCCAGGGCATTGGGATTGAGAAAATCCAGAGACACCAGGTAGAAGGCGCCATTCTCGTCAGGAAGGGAGCCGTTGATCCGGAGATTCGGCATGGCGTCAAGGCTTATGGCGATAAATTCCGAACCGTCTTTCCGCCGCATCCGGTCCAGGCGTATTCCGGACTTGGGTCGCTGCCTGTAAACCCCCAGGGGCTTTGCCGCGAAGGCTGAGCCGTCCATGAGCCGGCCGCCAGTCTCAACCAGGGAAACACAGCCCCAAAGGCCCTCTGAAATTGCGAGGATAATGAGGGTAGTTGTAAAACCCTTCAACTTCACCCTTCTTCCGGTCCTCCAGCCTCAGTTTGTTCCTTTTCAGCCCGTTCCTTTGCTTCTTTTTCCTTTTTTTCTTCCGAAGCAAGCTTCCGGTTATAGACGAAAATTCCCAGGGCGGCGAAGATCACCCCGTCCAGTATGAACTTTTCAAGTTGTTCACTGAATCCGATACCGGTGAATTGCCGGAACAGGCTATAGGCAATGATAAACCCCCCCAACCCGGCGGTGATACCTAGCAGCAAGTTTCGAGTTACCTTCATGCCTTATTATACCCCGGAGTTTCTATCGGGTCTACTTTCTTTTGAGCATTTAGATTTTCCTGGGGGCATCAAGGAAAATTTTTAACCCTTCAGGAGTCCTTCTTCCCGGTAACTGAAATAACCGGTTGCGGTAAAAATTACATGATCCAGAAAACGGAGTCCCAGGATTTTCGCCGCATTGACTAACTGGGCGGTGATCTCTCCATCCTCAATTGATGGCTTCAATTGCCCCGAGGGGTGGTTGTGGGCGACCCCAATGGCAGAGGCCCTGTCCAGGATAGGGTCGGCGAATACCTCCCGGGGGTGCACAATAGTCCGGTTAACCAGGCCCAGGGTTACGATCCGCACTGCCAGGAGTTCGTGGGCACCGTTCAGGGACAGGCAGATAAACCGTTCCTGTCGGCGGTCAGCGTAGTGGCGAACCGTATTGAAGATATCCGATGGGTGCTTGATCCGGGTCCCCGAGGGCCCCCAGCGCCGCCTGCCGAATTCCAGCATGGCCGCAATGGCAGACGCCTTGGTTTCCCCCAGCCCGGTTAGCTGGCAAAGCTCCTTAATGGAGGGGATGCCCTTGTCCTGATCCAGCCGCTCCAACAGTTCCCTGGCCAGGATGCTGACATTTTTGCCCTGGATTCCCGTATTCAGGAGTATAGCCAGCAATTCCTGATCCTCCAGGGCGCCGGGTCCTTGGGCGATCAGCCGCTCCCGGGGCCGCATATCCTGGGGAAGTAAACGGGGACTGAGTTTCTGGAAGCCCCGGTATCCCGGGTCCTCCGCCAGGGGGAGCTTTTCGCCCCCCTTGGGGATCGGCGCCGGGAGTTCATCAGCGGTGGGTATGGTATAGGGATAGATAGAATGGTCCATAATAACCCTTTAGGGGTCGGGGTATTTTTTTTGCTTTACTTGCTAATGAAAAATTTACAAAAACTATTGACTTATTCCAGGAAAAAAGGCGTATAGTATTCTGAATTAGTATTGTTAGGGAGGTGTTTATGCAGTACAGGACGTATGGTAAAAACGGTTTTAAGGTATCACTCTTTGGCATGGGCTGTATGAGGCTCCCCCGGATTGTGCTCCCGGGAACTACAGAAGCCCAGGTGGACAAAGAAAAGGCCATTGAGATGATCCAGTATGCGGCGGATCATGGGGTTAACTATTTCGACACCGCCTTCGGCTACCACAATGGGACCAGCGAATCCGTACTCGGCGAAGCCCTGGAAGGGGGCGGCCGCCGGGAAGCGGTTAAAGTTGTTACCAAGCAGCCTTTTGGGGTGATGAAAACCCAGGATGATATACGCCGGAACCTGGAAAATACCCTCAAGAAGCTTCGTACCGATCATATTGACGTATATCTCATTCATAATATCCAAAAATCAGCCTGGGAAGAGATTAAAAAGAGGAAAATCATTGAAGAATACGAAAAATTCCGTTCCGAAGGGCTGATCCGGGGGATTGGGTATTCCTATCATGGGCAACTGCCTACCTTTAAGGAGGTTCTTTCCTATTACTCCTGGGACATGTGCCAGATCCAGCAGAACCTGCTGGACGTAGACCACGAGGCAACCGAGGAGGCTATCAAGCTTGCAGGGGAAAAGGGCTGCGGCCTGGTCATCATGGAACCCCTTCGGGGGGGCAACCTGGCCATCCCTCCGGCCCCGGTCCAAGCAATCTACGAAGAATACCCGGTAAAACGGAGCGCTGTGGAATGGGCCTTCCGCCACGTGATAAATTATCCCCAGGTCAGCACTATCCTGAGCGGGGTTACCACCCTGGAACAGCTCAAGAATAATATCGAAATTTTCTCCAAGCCCGAATCGACGCCGAATTGCCTTACCCCGGAGGAAAAGGAAATCCTCACCCGGGTAAAGGTCAAATACGAGTCCCTGGCGGCCATCCCCTGTACAGGCTGCGAATATTGCCTACCCTGCCCTCAGGGGGTCAAGATTCCGGATGTCTTTGCCCGGTACAATGAGGGGACCATGTTCGGCTCCTTCTACGGTGCCAAACGGGGCTACTTCTTTCTTACCAAGGGAAAGGCTGATGCCTCCTTCTGTGTTGCCTGCAAGGAGTGCGAGGCCAAATGCCCCCAGCATCTTGAAATTCCCAAACAGCTGGAAACCGCCCATGCGGCCCTCAGCGGCTGGATTGAATAGAGTTTTAATGAGAAAAGAGGCTTAAAAGGCCTTTTTGTACTTGCTGAATCATGGAATAACGTATATATTTCGATGAAACGTTTTTATTAAGGAGTAATAATGAGTGTTAGAGCTACAGGTTCTCTTATTGGGGAGATAGTAACTGCATCCGGACTTTCCAATAGTCCTAAGATGGTGGTTCAATCGGTTGACGTGGATGCCAAGCTGGTAACCACCGTTTGGTTTTCCAATGCCCAGGAAGGGCAGCAGGGTGTATTCCCCGCCTCCGCCCTGGACAAGGCCGATGTGGTCGCAGCCAAGAAACCCACTGCGGACAGCCGGAAGGGTCCCGCAAAGAAGAAGTAAGGGTATCCGCCCGAACTTAAAAAAGGCTGCCTTAAAAGGGGCAGCCTTTTTTTCCGGAATCTGAAAACAATCCGCTGGATACCGATGTTATTAGGGCGGGCAATTTATATGGCTGCTGCCCATGGGGCAGGATACCCATGTAAGCATTTCCTCCGATTGGTCTTCCCCTTCCTTTCAGGGTTCCTTCCTACCCGGCACATCAACCATCACGGATGCGGATTTTTCGGCGCTTTGGGGTATCAGTTATTTGAGCCGTGATATTCCCCTGTTTCTTAAGGAATATAACAAGGATTATGAGTATACCGATGCCTTATTCGGGGTGAATTTTTTCAGAACCGTGGATACCTATGCCTTGAATACCCGAGCAGTGAAGTATGCCATTCTTTTTTTACTGGTTTCCTTTCTGACACTTTTTCTGCTTGAAATATTCACTAAAAAACGTATTCACCCGGTCCCCTACCTGCTTTCCGGCATTGGCAACGCGGTGTTTTATTTACTGCTCCTTTCCCTGTCGGAACAAATCCCCTTTTATACCGCGTACTTTATTGCCGCTCTGGGGGTAACCATCATGGTGACCCTCTATTCCCGGTCCCTGCTGCCGTCCTGGAAAAAAAGCTGGTACATGGGCCTGGTGGTAACCATATCATACGTGCTGCTCTATGCGGTATTGAATACAGAATCCTATGCCCTGCTTATCGGGTCCATAGGCAGTTTCGTGGTGGTTGCACTGATCATGTTCCTTACCCGGAAACTTGACTGGTACAGGGAATAATCGCCGCTCACGGCTCCCCCTCATGCTCCGCAAAGTACCCCGTCCATGCCTTCCCTATACCCGCCAGATCCGCCTCCCGTCCCAGCAGATTCTTCACATAATTGCCCCACTTGAGATTATCGCAAAAGTAGTTGAAAAAGCGCCGCGCCCGGCTCAGGTGAAACTCCGGCGGCTGGTACCGGGCCAACAACTCCAGAAACCGCAGCCCGGTTTCCTCTAAAAGGGTGCCAGGCACCGTTTTGAAACCCGGCGTCTCTCCCGGATTGGTGACAGTCACCCTTTTCGCCGCCTCTCCCAGCTCGGTGCCCGGCGCCGTTTTCACTTCTTTCGCCGCTTCCCCCTGGGCTGCCCTGGCCTGGGCGAAAAGCCAGGGCTGCCGCACTGCCGCCCGGCCGGCCATGACCGCATCGCAGCAGCCTGAGGCGGCACGGCGGACCAGGTCTTCCGAATTGGCTATGTCTCCATTGCCCGCCACGGGGATGCCCAGGGCGTCCCGGAGTTGGCCCACATATTCCCAGCGGGCCCGGCGCTTAAATTTTTCTTTGGCAGTGCGGGGGTGCAGGGTGATAAGCTCCACCCCGCAGGCTTCCAGGCGGCGGCAGAACTCCACCAGGTAGTCGAAGTTGTCTTCCAGGCCTATACGCAGTTTGACGCTGAGCCGCCGCCGGGTTGCGGCCCGGACTTTGTCTATCATGGCGGAGGCGGCGTCCATGGACGCCATCCAGCGGACCCCGGCGCCGGTGCGGGTGATGGCCGGGGCTGAGCAGCCCATGTTGATGTCGATGCCCCGGCATTCAAGCCGGTCCAGGAGGGCTGTGGCTGCTGCCAGGTGGCCGGGATCGGCGCCTACCAGTTGGTAGACCAGTTTTTCCGGGCAGGGGCCGCCGTCAATATACCAGGATTCAAAGGGGCCGCCGCCGATTAGAGCCCCGGCGCTGATCATCTCAGTGAAATATTCGTCGCAGCCACCGAAGCCTTCTATCAGTTCCCGCAGGGCCCGATGACTTAATTCCGCCAAGGGTGCTAGCATAAAAAAAACGGACATGCTAGTATTCTATAGTAGGTTTTTTTTCGTGCAAGTAGCCGATACTTTCAAAATAGGGTTTTCTTTGGAAGCCGCTTACCGGTTTTGGAGTGTTGACAAAAGGAAGGGCCTAACCCCTTGACTTGCAATATGCTATAACATAAAGTATTAAGGAGAAGAGGAGCGTACCGCATGATAGCAAAAGGTGATATGCCCAGCATGAATGAGAAAGCTCCCGAGGGGCAAAAACCCGAAGGTGGGTCTTTTCGGGTTCTCATAGTCGATGATTCCATGTTTATCGCAAAACAACTTGGTCAAATTTTTACATCCGAGGGCTTTGAGGTTGCGGGAACCGCCGCTGATGGTGCTCAGGGTGTTGAAAAGTACAAGGAAATGCATCCAACCATTGATTTGGTTACCATGGATATCACGATGCCTGTAATGGACGGGGTGTCGGCGTTGGAAAAGATACTGGAATTTGACAAAAACGCCTGTGTCATTATGGTCAGCGCCCTGGGAAAAGAGGATGTGGTCAAAAAATGTCTGCTCATGGGCGCAAAGAGCTACATCGTGAAGCCCCTGGACCGGAAAAAGGTTCTGGAACGGGTTATTTCAGTCTTGAAACGTTAAATGGACAGTTTTCAGTCCTGAGTACCGTGAATGGTATAATTTCCCCCTTCTCTTATCGGAGTATTTACTCTTAAGGGATGGGGCTGTTTTTTTAGACCCCAATAGGGGCGGCATTCTTTTCTATTTTTTGTAAAAAATTTGATATAATTTCAATAAAAGGATATAGCCATGAAAGCACATAAAATTTCGGATTCGGTTTATTGCCTCCATGCGGATATCGAAGCCCCGGATCTTTTTGAGGGGATATGGCCCATTCCCCAGGGGGTTTCCCTGAATTCCTATATGGTGAAGGGGGATAAGATCGCCTTGATCGACCTGATTCGGGATTGGGGTGGGGCGCCCAAACAGCTTGAGGAAGCCATGTCCGATGTAGGGATCCGCTTTGACCAGGTGGATTACCTCATCCTGAACCACCTGGAGCCGGATCATACAGGCTGGCTCAGGGAATTCCGGCAAAAAAGCCCCAAAGCGGAGATCATCTCCACCGCCAAGGGGATCAACCTGGTCAAATCCTTCTATAAAATAGAAGACGGGCTCCGGGCGGTGAAGGACGGAGAAACCCTGGATTTAGGAAAGGGCAAGGTCCTGACCTTCCGGGAAGCCCCGAACATCCACTGGCCCGAGACCATGGTCACCTGGGACGGTGAGTCCGGAACCCTTTTCCCCTGTGACGCCTTTGGTTCCTA from Treponema primitia ZAS-2 includes:
- a CDS encoding aldo/keto reductase, with translation MQYRTYGKNGFKVSLFGMGCMRLPRIVLPGTTEAQVDKEKAIEMIQYAADHGVNYFDTAFGYHNGTSESVLGEALEGGGRREAVKVVTKQPFGVMKTQDDIRRNLENTLKKLRTDHIDVYLIHNIQKSAWEEIKKRKIIEEYEKFRSEGLIRGIGYSYHGQLPTFKEVLSYYSWDMCQIQQNLLDVDHEATEEAIKLAGEKGCGLVIMEPLRGGNLAIPPAPVQAIYEEYPVKRSAVEWAFRHVINYPQVSTILSGVTTLEQLKNNIEIFSKPESTPNCLTPEEKEILTRVKVKYESLAAIPCTGCEYCLPCPQGVKIPDVFARYNEGTMFGSFYGAKRGYFFLTKGKADASFCVACKECEAKCPQHLEIPKQLETAHAALSGWIE
- a CDS encoding inner membrane CreD family protein — encoded protein: MWLLPMGQDTHVSISSDWSSPSFQGSFLPGTSTITDADFSALWGISYLSRDIPLFLKEYNKDYEYTDALFGVNFFRTVDTYALNTRAVKYAILFLLVSFLTLFLLEIFTKKRIHPVPYLLSGIGNAVFYLLLLSLSEQIPFYTAYFIAALGVTIMVTLYSRSLLPSWKKSWYMGLVVTISYVLLYAVLNTESYALLIGSIGSFVVVALIMFLTRKLDWYRE
- a CDS encoding tRNA dihydrouridine synthase codes for the protein MAELSHRALRELIEGFGGCDEYFTEMISAGALIGGGPFESWYIDGGPCPEKLVYQLVGADPGHLAAATALLDRLECRGIDINMGCSAPAITRTGAGVRWMASMDAASAMIDKVRAATRRRLSVKLRIGLEDNFDYLVEFCRRLEACGVELITLHPRTAKEKFKRRARWEYVGQLRDALGIPVAGNGDIANSEDLVRRAASGCCDAVMAGRAAVRQPWLFAQARAAQGEAAKEVKTAPGTELGEAAKRVTVTNPGETPGFKTVPGTLLEETGLRFLELLARYQPPEFHLSRARRFFNYFCDNLKWGNYVKNLLGREADLAGIGKAWTGYFAEHEGEP
- a CDS encoding response regulator, encoding MIAKGDMPSMNEKAPEGQKPEGGSFRVLIVDDSMFIAKQLGQIFTSEGFEVAGTAADGAQGVEKYKEMHPTIDLVTMDITMPVMDGVSALEKILEFDKNACVIMVSALGKEDVVKKCLLMGAKSYIVKPLDRKKVLERVISVLKR